Part of the Leptolyngbya sp. BL0902 genome, CGCCCCCAAGGCAGCGCCCAGGGCCAGCGATCCGGTGTCGCCCATGAAGACTTTGGCTGGGTTGCGATTGTGCAGCAGGAAGCCCAGGCAAGCACCGCTCATTGCGGCACAAAACACCATCAGGTCGGGGTGAGTCGGGGCTGTTACCAGGGCCAAACCCCAAAAGGCGATGGCTCCGGTGCCGCCCATGAGCCCATCTAGGCCATCGGTTAGGTTGGTGGCGTTACTTTCGGCCACTAGCACAAACCCGGCCAAGGGCCAAAACAGCAGTCCTAGGGGCAGCGCTAAACCTAGGGGTAAGGCGACCGTCGTCACCGAGGCGGGCTGACTGGTCATCACCCATAGGCAAAACAGCACGGCCAGGGCAATTTGTAGAAAGAGTTTAGTTTTGGGTGTGATGCCTTGGTTAGACCGCAGCCGCAGCACTTGCCAGTCATCCAACCAGCCAATGGCACCGTAGGCTAGGGTGAGGGCCGAGACCGCCAGCACGGCCTGAGAAAAACCCGTAGCCAGTAGCGCCACCGCCACCGCCACAGGAACAAAGAAAATACCCCCCATCGTAGGGGTTCCGGCTTTCTTTAGGTGTCCCTGGGGGCCTTCTTGACGAATAAACTGCCCCGTTTTGAAGGCGCGTAGCAGGGGCACCACCCAGTAGCCCAGCAGGCCGCTAGCTGCCGCCGCTAGAAGCAAAGGAACGGTTATCGATGCCCCCAAGCCGTAGCCATGACCAAGGCTGGCATCAACCACAATGGAGGCGGATCCTAGGCTAGCTATGAGAATCCACAGCATGGCCTTGCCATTGAGGCCAGCCCCCCCTGAGGCGAAAAATTTCGCGTCCACGATAATTCCTCAACATTGCGTCACACCACACACCACAGGAGTCTACTGGAGAATCTTCCCCTTGGCTAGTCATGGGCGGTGGAAATTAGTCAGGAAGTGTAGGGGATAATAGCCGACTGGCGCTTAACCGTTACAAGACTTAATGGGCTAGAGGGGTCTCAGGAACCTCAAGGTTAGTCGTCATCATCGAGGGCCAGATCGCTGTCGTCGTCGTCATCCTCGAAGCTGTCATCACCACCCATAAGATCTGAGATCTCTTCACTCTCAGCCTCATCCGGGAAGTTTTCGATGGGTTCGCGAGTGCGAAGGCGGCCAATGCCCTCTAGCCAAGCCAAAATCGATGACTCGCCAGAGGAGGGCAGAATCGGAGCCTTAGCGCTGCGAGGCACCTGCCGGAGAGATGGGTTGTAATTCGGGTTGGACATGGGCAAGCCAAATAGATAGGAGTTGGGCGGGTTGTGGGAACAACTGTCAGCCTTTCATTATAGCAGGGCATTCCCGGTGCAATAGGGGTCAGGCGGGTGAGCCGATCTCCCCGACTCGCCCAGAGGGTCTAGAATCCTCCAGGGAGGAAGGCTGGGTCGTTTTCGCCTATGATGCG contains:
- a CDS encoding DUF3134 domain-containing protein, with amino-acid sequence MSNPNYNPSLRQVPRSAKAPILPSSGESSILAWLEGIGRLRTREPIENFPDEAESEEISDLMGGDDSFEDDDDDSDLALDDDD
- the mraY gene encoding phospho-N-acetylmuramoyl-pentapeptide-transferase codes for the protein MDAKFFASGGAGLNGKAMLWILIASLGSASIVVDASLGHGYGLGASITVPLLLAAAASGLLGYWVVPLLRAFKTGQFIRQEGPQGHLKKAGTPTMGGIFFVPVAVAVALLATGFSQAVLAVSALTLAYGAIGWLDDWQVLRLRSNQGITPKTKLFLQIALAVLFCLWVMTSQPASVTTVALPLGLALPLGLLFWPLAGFVLVAESNATNLTDGLDGLMGGTGAIAFWGLALVTAPTHPDLMVFCAAMSGACLGFLLHNRNPAKVFMGDTGSLALGAALGAVGILSHNLFALLLLTLLFFAETMSVILQVGYFKATKGPDGIGKRLFKMAPLHHHFELSGWSETQVVGAAYGITAILVALAAIWG